One Methanobacterium alcaliphilum genomic region harbors:
- the mtnP gene encoding S-methyl-5'-thioadenosine phosphorylase, producing MIGIIGGTGVYEITEHGNDVEKKVIKTPYGNSPEISLFKLQDKDVAFIPRHATGHDYPPHMINYQANVWALKKIGVKQVIATNAVGSLKESIGPGDFVIPHDFIDFTKIRPSTFYDNRTVHIDVTSPYCENLRNHLISAGEVVDQGIYVCTEGPRFETAAEIKMFQILGGTLVGMTGIPEATLAREVEMCYASVCMVSNYAASISPDKLTIAEVFDIMEKRKHELVQLIEETITNMPYDGDCPCQNALDGAEVI from the coding sequence ATGATTGGAATTATTGGTGGTACCGGAGTCTATGAAATAACAGAACATGGAAATGATGTAGAAAAAAAGGTTATAAAAACACCATATGGTAATTCCCCCGAAATATCATTATTTAAATTACAAGATAAAGATGTGGCGTTTATTCCAAGACATGCCACAGGCCATGATTACCCCCCACACATGATTAACTATCAGGCCAATGTATGGGCACTTAAAAAAATAGGGGTAAAACAAGTAATCGCCACCAACGCAGTAGGTTCGCTTAAAGAATCAATTGGCCCTGGAGATTTTGTTATACCTCACGATTTTATTGATTTTACTAAAATACGTCCAAGTACATTTTATGATAATCGTACGGTCCATATTGATGTTACTTCACCTTATTGTGAAAATTTAAGAAATCATTTAATTTCAGCAGGTGAAGTGGTGGATCAAGGCATTTATGTTTGCACTGAAGGCCCTCGTTTTGAAACTGCTGCTGAAATTAAAATGTTTCAAATTTTAGGGGGTACTTTAGTAGGGATGACTGGAATTCCTGAAGCTACTCTTGCTCGTGAGGTTGAAATGTGTTATGCAAGTGTTTGTATGGTATCGAATTATGCTGCTTCTATTTCTCCAGACAAGTTAACTATTGCTGAAGTATTTGATATCATGGAAAAAAGAAAACATGAGTTAGTTCAGTTGATAGAAGAAACTATAACAAACATGCCTTATGATGGGGACTGTCCATGTCAAAATGCTTTAGATGGTGCTGAAGTAATTTAA
- a CDS encoding archease, translating into MQKKKQNSIYPSKKDLKFEFFDVTADTGFWAYGSTLEESFENAGLAMFEVMTDTNRITPQDKKYVNVESEDLVSLLYDWLEELLFLHDVEFIVFSKFKVEINKVNNGYSLKGIIIGEKIDKNRHEQRSEVKAVTFHLMEVKEENGYMVRAILDL; encoded by the coding sequence TTGCAGAAAAAAAAACAAAATTCCATTTATCCCTCAAAAAAAGACTTAAAATTTGAATTTTTTGATGTGACCGCGGATACTGGATTTTGGGCCTATGGATCTACCCTGGAAGAATCATTTGAAAATGCAGGCTTAGCCATGTTTGAAGTAATGACCGACACCAATCGCATAACCCCTCAAGATAAAAAATATGTTAATGTTGAATCTGAGGATTTAGTTTCTTTACTTTATGACTGGTTGGAAGAACTATTATTTTTGCATGACGTTGAATTCATAGTGTTTTCTAAGTTTAAGGTGGAAATTAATAAGGTAAATAATGGTTATTCATTAAAAGGAATTATTATAGGTGAAAAAATAGATAAAAATCGTCACGAGCAACGTAGTGAAGTTAAAGCCGTTACCTTTCATCTAATGGAAGTTAAAGAGGAAAATGGATATATGGTGAGGGCGATATTAGATTTATAA
- a CDS encoding ORC1-type DNA replication protein: MQHNMKGIEDILLHDETIFKNINAFDPDYVPENYKYRDSQMETLAVCIRPALKQGRPVNSVILGSCATGKTTAIKKIFEMVENNSEKVVCCYINCQLHTTRFGIFSQIYSRIFGHYPPETGVPFSRIYQSIMQHLVNEKKALVVALDDVNYLFHSKNANKIFYDILRAHEVFPGARTGVFAILSDIEFRYALDKNVNSIFIPQEIVFPPYNRSEMLSILQERTEIGFFPEVISDELLEEITDLTLEVGDLRFGIDLLRVCGNLAESEASRVIEKKHLKEALKSTGPVSLSHTIKSLSDLENDLLDVIINSDEENLTAGNLYKVFQGKNGTSYSSFNRTLDKLEFLRLIDTKFTGKGMRGNSRLVILRFNRDEINKCMAPL, translated from the coding sequence ATGCAACATAATATGAAAGGAATTGAAGACATTTTATTACATGATGAAACTATTTTTAAGAATATAAATGCTTTTGATCCAGACTATGTTCCTGAGAATTATAAATATAGAGACTCTCAAATGGAGACTCTTGCAGTTTGTATACGACCTGCATTGAAACAAGGCCGACCGGTTAATTCCGTGATATTAGGGTCGTGTGCTACAGGTAAAACCACTGCTATCAAAAAGATATTTGAAATGGTTGAGAATAACTCTGAAAAAGTAGTTTGTTGTTATATTAACTGTCAATTACATACAACACGTTTTGGAATATTCTCCCAAATTTATTCACGCATATTTGGGCATTATCCTCCCGAAACCGGAGTACCATTTTCACGCATATACCAAAGTATAATGCAACACTTGGTTAATGAAAAAAAAGCACTGGTTGTTGCTTTAGATGATGTTAACTATTTATTCCATAGCAAAAATGCAAATAAAATTTTTTATGATATTTTAAGGGCACATGAAGTATTTCCCGGTGCAAGAACAGGAGTTTTTGCAATTTTATCTGATATTGAATTTAGATATGCTCTTGATAAAAATGTAAATTCAATTTTCATTCCTCAGGAAATTGTATTTCCCCCTTATAACCGATCCGAAATGTTAAGCATACTCCAAGAGAGAACCGAAATAGGTTTTTTCCCAGAAGTAATTTCAGATGAGCTTCTAGAAGAAATAACTGACCTTACATTAGAAGTAGGAGATTTAAGATTTGGTATAGATCTTTTAAGAGTATGTGGGAACTTAGCTGAATCAGAAGCATCTCGTGTTATCGAAAAAAAGCATCTAAAAGAAGCATTGAAAAGTACAGGGCCCGTAAGTTTATCCCATACTATAAAATCTTTGTCTGATCTGGAAAATGATCTTCTTGATGTAATTATAAATTCTGATGAAGAAAATCTTACCGCAGGAAATTTATACAAAGTTTTCCAAGGAAAAAACGGCACCAGTTATTCTTCTTTTAATCGAACTCTGGATAAACTGGAATTTTTAAGATTAATTGATACTAAATTTACTGGAAAAGGAATGAGAGGGAATTCCCGGCTGGTTATTTTAAGATTCAACCGGGATGAAATCAATAAATGCATGGCTCCGCTCTAA
- a CDS encoding 6-hydroxymethylpterin diphosphokinase MptE-like protein, whose translation MEIEEWLLWYDIIIQDFGFSKKDDDESALYLNNFLMKQGLLELSEFPSKKDMIVFGAGPSLKKHIKNLKSTLKHDLDEFILISADGATTALLEENIIPNIIVTDLDGNMQDIQYANERGSYLVVHAHGNNLNTLKRYLPNLKNILGTTQGTTLECVHNFGGFTDGDRSVFLAVELGAENIILAGMDFGNIVTKYSRPDMDQETGHGDEIKVKKLKYAEELVEWIIENENVTIYNLIHEYPEKYLKLRIYNE comes from the coding sequence ATGGAAATAGAAGAATGGCTGCTATGGTATGATATAATAATCCAGGATTTTGGTTTTAGTAAAAAAGATGATGATGAATCTGCATTATACCTTAATAATTTTTTAATGAAACAAGGCTTATTAGAATTATCTGAATTTCCTTCTAAAAAAGATATGATTGTGTTTGGTGCTGGACCATCCCTTAAAAAGCATATTAAAAATTTAAAATCAACGCTAAAACATGATTTAGATGAATTTATTTTAATATCCGCGGATGGGGCTACTACGGCCCTTTTAGAAGAAAATATTATCCCAAACATCATTGTAACTGATTTAGATGGTAATATGCAAGACATACAATATGCCAATGAAAGAGGTTCTTATTTGGTAGTGCATGCTCACGGAAACAATCTTAATACTCTCAAAAGATATCTCCCTAATCTGAAAAACATTTTAGGAACTACTCAGGGTACTACTTTGGAGTGTGTCCATAACTTTGGCGGGTTTACTGATGGAGATAGATCTGTTTTTCTTGCAGTGGAGTTAGGTGCTGAAAATATTATCCTGGCAGGCATGGATTTTGGAAATATTGTTACAAAATATTCCCGGCCAGATATGGATCAAGAAACCGGTCACGGCGATGAAATTAAGGTCAAAAAGTTAAAATATGCTGAGGAACTGGTTGAATGGATCATTGAAAACGAAAATGTAACGATTTATAATTTAATACATGAATATCCTGAAAAATACTTAAAATTGAGAATTTATAATGAGTAA
- a CDS encoding signal peptidase I: MTDTNNEFKEIAIYTIIVVIGLFASQHMNVVTSQSMEPVFYRGDIVIIEKTNYMGFSEFSTDDIKVGDIVIYNATWFKDGPVIHRVIGIGTDNTGNKFFIIKGDNNPKIDPNIAYPSQILSRVIKLGDTPLTIPRIGYITLELRGL, encoded by the coding sequence ATGACTGATACAAATAATGAATTTAAAGAAATTGCCATTTATACCATCATAGTCGTAATAGGACTTTTTGCATCTCAGCACATGAATGTAGTTACTTCTCAAAGTATGGAACCCGTTTTTTATAGAGGAGATATTGTAATAATAGAAAAAACTAATTATATGGGCTTTTCTGAATTTAGCACAGATGATATCAAAGTAGGAGATATTGTAATATACAATGCCACCTGGTTTAAGGACGGACCAGTGATACATCGAGTAATAGGAATTGGTACAGATAACACGGGAAACAAGTTTTTCATTATAAAAGGAGACAATAACCCTAAAATTGACCCAAACATAGCATATCCTTCCCAAATACTTTCTAGAGTAATTAAACTAGGAGACACTCCATTAACAATACCCCGAATTGGATATATAACATTGGAGCTCAGAGGATTATAA
- a CDS encoding CPBP family glutamic-type intramembrane protease, translating to LDACEIRRSGFLTLIIITAAFSLWHIGYMDVFLIHPIHPNLNIMLISKIGIGMVLGLITGLIRLKTGKVYGSFLFHAFWNTFAP from the coding sequence AGTTAGATGCATGTGAAATTAGAAGAAGTGGATTTTTAACTTTAATTATAATCACTGCAGCATTCAGCCTCTGGCATATTGGATATATGGATGTATTTTTAATTCATCCTATACATCCTAATTTAAACATTATGTTAATTTCAAAAATTGGTATAGGGATGGTATTGGGATTAATCACTGGCTTAATACGACTTAAAACAGGTAAAGTATATGGATCATTTTTATTCCATGCATTCTGGAATACATTTGCTCCATAA
- a CDS encoding RtcB family protein, which yields MSMEEVLTKVRDCVWEVPTSYKKGMRVPGRIFLGDAAIKDLESGAVDQVANVACLPGIQKFSIGLPDIHFGYGFSIGGVGAFSARTGIISPGGVGFDINCGVRMLRTNLTEEDVRPKMKELIGTLFKNVPSGVGSKGKLRLQEGQINDVLNNGAEWAVENGYGWDNDLEYLEENGKMEDANSDKVSEKAKKRGIPQLGSLGSGNHFLEVQKVEEIFDDNVAKTFGIKPGEITVLIHSGSRGCGHQVCSDYLRTMDKAYKRHKVNIPDRQLACAPVDSDEARDYFQAMSAAANYAWANRQMILHWVRESFEQIFHKSAEDMEMNIVYDVAHNIAKKEVHEIKGRDTEVYVHRKGATRAFGPGRKEIPAAYRKVGQPVIIPGTMGTASYLLHGTQAAMEETFGSTAHGAGRKMSRAGAKREFKGEEVQKYLASKGIIIKATSMPIVAEEAPGAYKDVDDVVKTAHDAGISRLVAKMVPLGVAKG from the coding sequence ATGAGTATGGAAGAAGTTTTAACTAAAGTTAGAGACTGTGTTTGGGAAGTACCAACCAGCTATAAAAAAGGTATGAGGGTCCCTGGGCGAATTTTTTTAGGTGATGCGGCCATTAAAGATTTAGAATCAGGCGCAGTAGACCAGGTGGCTAATGTAGCATGTTTACCCGGAATCCAAAAATTTTCCATAGGTTTACCAGACATTCATTTTGGATATGGATTCAGTATTGGGGGTGTGGGTGCTTTCAGTGCTAGAACAGGCATTATAAGTCCGGGGGGGGTTGGTTTTGATATTAATTGTGGGGTTAGGATGCTTCGAACTAATTTAACAGAAGAAGATGTCCGTCCCAAAATGAAAGAATTGATAGGTACTCTTTTTAAGAATGTACCATCAGGAGTAGGCAGTAAAGGTAAATTAAGACTTCAAGAAGGACAAATCAATGACGTACTGAATAATGGTGCCGAGTGGGCTGTAGAAAATGGATATGGTTGGGACAACGATCTAGAATATCTAGAAGAAAATGGCAAAATGGAAGATGCTAACTCAGATAAAGTATCTGAAAAAGCTAAAAAGAGGGGAATCCCCCAATTAGGTTCATTAGGATCAGGAAACCACTTTTTAGAAGTGCAAAAAGTTGAAGAAATCTTTGATGACAATGTGGCAAAAACATTTGGCATTAAACCTGGTGAAATAACAGTCCTCATCCATTCGGGTTCTCGTGGTTGCGGGCATCAGGTTTGTTCTGATTATTTAAGAACCATGGATAAAGCTTACAAACGACATAAAGTTAATATCCCCGACAGGCAGTTGGCATGTGCACCGGTAGATTCTGATGAAGCCAGAGATTATTTCCAGGCCATGAGTGCTGCAGCCAACTATGCATGGGCAAATCGGCAAATGATTCTTCATTGGGTAAGAGAATCCTTTGAACAAATTTTCCATAAAAGTGCTGAAGATATGGAAATGAACATAGTTTATGATGTAGCCCACAACATTGCCAAAAAAGAAGTTCATGAAATCAAAGGAAGGGATACTGAAGTATATGTACACCGTAAAGGAGCTACCCGTGCCTTTGGACCAGGTAGAAAAGAAATACCTGCAGCATACAGAAAAGTAGGTCAACCAGTAATAATACCCGGAACAATGGGAACCGCATCATATCTTTTACATGGAACTCAAGCCGCTATGGAAGAAACTTTTGGTTCGACTGCTCATGGAGCAGGCCGTAAAATGAGTCGTGCCGGAGCTAAGAGAGAATTTAAAGGAGAAGAAGTTCAAAAATATCTGGCCAGTAAAGGAATAATAATCAAAGCAACATCAATGCCCATTGTGGCTGAAGAAGCCCCTGGAGCTTATAAAGATGTGGATGATGTTGTCAAAACCGCACACGACGCAGGAATATCCCGGCTAGTGGCCAAAATGGTACCTTTAGGTGTGGCAAAGGGTTAA